A genomic segment from Scomber japonicus isolate fScoJap1 chromosome 11, fScoJap1.pri, whole genome shotgun sequence encodes:
- the col28a2a gene encoding collagen, type XXVIII, alpha 2a, whose product MFPSLTSVLLVTALTSVWAQDLYEDRKVIKKPRTKPLTANIHDGQAILDEDCRLELSFLVDSSESAKDNHQQEKQFVMDMVDRLEGIRLHTSRSLSLKVALLQYSSHVITEQTFKDWKGTENFKTRIAPIVYIGHGTYTTYAITNMTRIYLEESNPGSIKVAVLLTDGISHPRNPDIFSAVADAKNQGVKFFTLGITRTANEPANVDQLRLLASSPASQFLHNLQDKDIVEKIVTEITGLADEECPLTLKCACEKGERGPSGPAGKKGRSGDDGAPGLKGQKGEAGLSGLPGREGGEGKSGGQGEKGERGECGTPGIKGDRGPEGPLGSRGLRGLQGLPGPHGDIGPEGPQGKQGERGPTGPPGIQGETGIGRPGPKGDMGFPGRSGPPGPLGVGEPGPPGPPGTQGVQGEKGPHGEGFPGPKGDRGLAGPRGPRGQQGAGIKGERGEQGPSGLPGPTGLTGVGIQGEKGVEGPRGPPGVRGIPGEGLPGPKGDQGLPGEQGALGERGIGEPGSKGEPGAAGLGGLPGLPGEDGAPGQKGESGLPGLRGPEGPQGIGTPGEKGDQGLRGIRGLHGPPGISGPSGPKGERGIPGQQGMPGQPGRSISGSKGDLGPPGPPGHVGETGHGLPGPKGDRGHLGLPGPVGPKGEGAPGPVGPPGLPGLPGEVGPEGIGIPGPKGDIGFRGLPGLPGPPGEGLQGPPGNVGRPGSPGPHGPMGEGIQGPKGEPGSQGMTGPRGPQGDGFPGAKGDRGLQGERGMKGTKGDFGDPGVHGEAGRPGTKGDPGLTREEIIKLIKEICGCGIKCKERPMELVFVIDSSESVGPENFEIIKDFVTRLVDRITVGRNATRIGLVLYSLEVHVEFDLVTYINKQDVKQAISHISYMGEGTYTGTAIRKATQEVFFSARTGVRKVAIVITDGQTDKREPVKLDLAVREAHAANIEMYALGIVNSSDPTQAEFLEELKSIASDPDWEHMYRIDDFNTLTELESKLVSQFCEDENGALIYNHITNGRWNGNNGHGLGTNGNNGHGENTNGYNGYGNNHYGKNGYGNRNGYGYQEEIQNHRRTDSRGRGDTFTLPISADPLPVKVVEDDEGEDLDLRAHVRGSSTVATVNKTASLLPVREGFVSNEAVVSSSSSSSSSSAKSSSTLGSVSSFTSNQLQPVVSPVQPEEVAPLNAHCHLNLDQGTCREYIIRWYYDKQANACAQFWYGGCGGNDNRYETEDLCKKTCVLRTGNIFRFLTENMQIV is encoded by the exons ATGTTCCCCTCTCTTACCTCAGTGCTGCTGGTCACAGCACTGACCAGTGTCTGGGCCCAAGACTTATATGAGGACAGAAAAGTTATCAAGAAACCTAGGACAAAACCTCTGACTGCAAATATTCATGATGGACAAG CCATCCTAGATGAGGACTGCAGATTGGAGCTCTCCTTCCTGGTGGACAGCTCTGAGAGTGCAAAGGACAATCACCAACAGGAGAAACAGTTTGTTATGGACATGGTGGATAGACTTGAAGGGATACGGCTGCACACCAGCCGCAGCTTGAGCTTGAAGGTGGCTCTGCTACAGTACAGCAGTCATGTCATCACAGAGCAAACCTTCAAAGACTGGAAGGGCACAGAGAACTTCAAGACCCGTATAGCCCCCATCGTCTACATTGGGCATGGTACCTACACCACCTACGCCATCACCAACATGACCAGGATCTACCTGGAGGAGTCCAATCCTGGCAGCATCAAAGTAGCCGTGCTGCTTACAGATGGCATTTCCCACCCAAGGAACCCTGACATTTTCTCTGCTGTTGCTGATGCCAAGAACCAGGGTGTCAAATTCTTCACTTTGGGCATCACCCGTACGGCCAATGAACCGGCCAATGTGGACCAGCTCCGTCTGCTCGCCAGCTCTCCCGCCTCCCAGTTCCTCCATAATTTACAGGACAAAGACATAGTCGAAAAGATCGTCACAGAAATT actgGCTTGGCTGATGAAGAA tgCCCCCTGACTCTGAAATGTGCTtgtgagaaaggagagaggggaccCAGTGGGCCTGCG GGGAAGAAAGGCCGCTCCGGAGATGATGGTGCCCCAGGGCTTAAAGGGCAGAAG GGTGAAGCAGGACTAAGTGGTTTACCTGGACGAGAAGGCGGTGAG gGAAAATCAGGTGGACAAGGAGAGAAG GGTGAGAGGGGTGAGTGTGGCACTCCGGGAATCAAAGGCGACAGG GGTCCTGAGGGTCCACTTGGATCGAGAGGACTTAGAGGTCTGCAG GGGTTACCAGGACCACATGGAGACATTGGACCAGAAGGTCCTCAGGGAAAGCAG GGAGAACGTGGCCCAACCGGCCCCCCAGGAATTCAGGGGGAAACTGGTATTGGGCGTCCTGGTCCAAAG GGTGACATGGGATTCCCGGGTCGCTCAGGTCCACCTGGTCCTCTAGGCGTTGGTGAACCTGGCCCTCCT GGACCACCCGGAACACAAGGTGTTCAAGGGGAGAAAGGACCACATGGCGAGGGCTTCCCTGGACCAAAG GGGGATCGGGGGCTTGCTGGGCCGAGGGGGCCGAGAGGACAGCAGGGTGCAGGAATCAAAGGAGAACGG GGTGAACAAGGACCCTCAGGTCTTCCAGGGCCGACTGGATTGACAGGAGTGGGCATACAGGGAGAGAAG GGAGTTGAGGGTCCGAGAGGTCCACCAGGAGTAAGAGGAATTCCAGGAGAAGGTTTACCTGGACCTAAG GGAGACCAAGGTTTACCAGGAGAGCAGGGAGCTCTAGGAGAGAGGGGCATTGGTGAGCCTGGTTCAAAG GGAGAACCTGGAGCAGCTGGTTTAGGTGGCCTGCCGGGACTACCAGGAGAGGATGGAGCTCCAGGACAGAAG GGGGAGTCTGGTTTACCTGGTTTAAGAGGTCCTGAGGGACCACAAGGAATTGGCACTCCAGGGGAGAAA GGTGACCAGGGTCTAAGAGGCATCCGTGGGTTACATGGGCCTCCAGGGATCTCAGGACCCTCTGGACCAAAG GGAGAACGCGGGATACCAGGACAACAGGGCATGCCAGGGCAGCCAGGACGGTCCATATCAGGATCAAAG GGAGATTTAGGTCCTCCTGGTCCCCCTGGCCATGTTGGGGAAACAGGCCATGGACTACCTGGTCCAAAG GGTGATCGTGGTCATCTTGGTTTACCAGGTCCAGTTGGTCCAAAAGGCGAAGGCGCCCCTGGCCCAGTG GGTCCTCCCGGCTTACCGGGCTTACCAGGTGAGGTAGGGCCAGAAGGAATAGGAATTCCTGGTCCAAAG GGTGACATTGGCTTTAGAGGATTGCCAGGTTTGCCCGGCCCACCTGGAGAGGGTTTACAAGGACCACCA GGCAATGTTGGGAGACCAGGATCTCCTGGTCCACATGGACCTATGGGAGAGGGTATTCAAGGCCCAAAG GGTGAGCCAGGATCTCAAGGTATGACTGGACCTAGAGGACCTCAAGGAGATGGATTTCCTGGAGCTAAA GGTGATCGTGGATTACAGGGTGAACGGGGAATGAAGGGTACAAAAGGAGACTTTGGAGATCCTGGAGTCCATGGTGAAGCA GGAAGACCAGGAACAAAAGGAGATCCAGGCCTCACA AGAGAGGAAATTATTAAGCTGATTAAAGAGATCTGTG GATGCGGCATCAAATGCAAGGAAAGGCCAATGGAGCTTGTTTTCGTCATTGACAGCTCAGAGAGCGTTGGCCCTGAGAACTTTGAAATCATCAAAGACTTTGTCACAAGGCTGGTGGACAGGATCACAGTTGGACGTAATGCAACAAGAATCGGGCTGGTCCTCTACAGTCTGGAAGTCCATGTGGAGTTCGATTTGGTTacctacataaacaaacaggatGTGAAGCAGGCAATCAGCCATATTTCTTATATGGGTGAGGGTACCTACACTGGCACTGCCATCAGAAAGGCAACTCAGGAGGTTTTCTTCAGTGCCCGGACTGGAGTCAGAAAAGTCGCCATTGTCATCACTGACGGTCAGACTGACAAACGAGAACCTGTCAAACTTGATTTAGCTGTGCGGGAGGCTCATGCTGCAAACATTGAGATGTATGCTCTTGGGATTGTCAATTCTTCTGATCCGACGCAGGCTGAGTTCCTGGAAGAACTCAAGAGCATTGCCTCAGACCCCGACTGGGAACATATGTACCGTATTGATGATTTCAACACTCTAACAG AACTGGAGTCTAAACTTGTCAGCCAATTCTGTGAAGATGAAAATGGCGCCCTTATCTACAACCACATTACAAATGGACGCTGGAATGGCAACAATGGGCATGGTCTTGGTACTAATGGAAACAATGGACATGGAGAGAATACCAATGGATATAATGGCTATGGCAATAATCATTATGGAAAAAATGGATATGGAAACAGGAATGGTTATGGTTACCAAGAGGAGATCCAAAATCACAGACGCACCGACAGCCGAGGCCGTGGAGACACTTTCACTCTGCCCATCAGTGCTGATCCTCTTCCTGTTAAG GTGGtggaagatgatgaaggtgaagaTTTAGACTTAAGGGCCCATGTGCGGGGCAGCAGCACTGTGGCTACAGTTAACAAAACAGCATCTTTATTACCAGTGAGAGAAGGCTTTGTCTCCAATGAGGCAGtcgtatcatcatcatcatcatcatcatcttcatctgcaAAATCTTCATCCACCCTGGGCTCAGTTTCATCCTTTACTTCTAATCAGTTGCAGCCTGTGGTGAGTCCAGTCCAGCCTGAAG AGGTTGCTCCCCTCAATGCCCACTGTCATCTAAACTTGGACCAAGGCACATGCCGAGAATATATCATTCGCTGGTACTATGACAAGCAGGCCAATGCCTGTGCACAGTTTTGGTATGGAGGCTGTGGTGGAAATGACAACCGCTATGAAACAGAAGATCTGTGCAAAAAGACTTGTGTACTCAGAACGGGtaatattttcagatttttaacagaaaatatGCAGATTGTCTGA